A single window of Helicobacter pylori NCTC 11637 = CCUG 17874 = ATCC 43504 = JCM 12093 DNA harbors:
- a CDS encoding N-6 DNA methylase, which translates to MPNNALLQIKQNTLSLIDDLKVTCASLGLGNDGNEYKIITQCFLYKFLCDKFEFLFEQEFPNQTIQDYKDFNKEEKEDFFITLTDKRLPKLAYDELLSYLFEKHFNDNDLHLKLDAIFNRISSNNAELFNTTSTDKTTIALFESISQYINEESKRANFTRVLLDKLKKFNFKQAFLNLQNQQGYDFFAPIFEYLLKDYNNAGGGKYAEYYTPLSIASIIAKLLVSEPTQSVKIYDPSAGTGTLLMALAHQIGTDSCTLYAQDISQKSLRMLKLNLILNDLTHSLKNAIEGNTLTNPYHSKEYKGKMDYIVSNPPFKLDFSNEHAEISQNKNDFFLGVPNIPKNDKSKMPIYTLFFQHCLNMLSNKGKGAIIVPTGFISAKSGVENKIVRHLVDERLVYGVVCMPSQVFANTGTNVSIIFFQKTPSTNEVVLIDASKLGEEYTENKNKKTRLRTSDIGLILETFQNKTPKADFCALVSFDEITEKNYSLNPGQYFIIEDTSEKISQAEFENLMQQYSSELTSLFDESQSLQQEILETLKGVRFE; encoded by the coding sequence ATGCCTAATAACGCTTTATTGCAAATCAAACAAAACACCCTAAGCCTCATTGATGATTTAAAAGTTACTTGCGCGAGTCTTGGTTTAGGGAACGACGGCAACGAATACAAGATCATCACGCAATGCTTTTTGTATAAATTCTTATGCGATAAGTTTGAATTCCTTTTTGAACAAGAATTCCCCAACCAAACGATACAAGATTACAAAGACTTTAACAAGGAAGAAAAAGAAGATTTCTTTATTACCTTAACCGATAAAAGACTCCCCAAACTCGCCTATGATGAGCTTTTAAGCTATCTTTTTGAAAAACATTTTAACGATAACGATTTACACCTAAAGCTAGACGCTATTTTTAATCGTATTTCTAGCAATAATGCCGAGCTTTTCAACACCACAAGCACGGACAAAACCACTATCGCCTTATTTGAAAGCATCTCACAATACATTAATGAAGAGTCTAAAAGGGCTAATTTTACAAGAGTTTTATTAGACAAACTCAAAAAATTTAATTTCAAACAAGCTTTTTTAAACTTACAAAACCAACAAGGCTATGATTTCTTCGCCCCCATTTTTGAATACTTACTCAAAGATTACAATAACGCCGGCGGAGGGAAATACGCCGAATACTACACCCCTTTAAGCATCGCTAGCATCATCGCTAAACTTTTAGTGAGCGAACCCACTCAAAGCGTCAAAATCTATGACCCAAGCGCTGGCACAGGAACGCTTTTAATGGCATTAGCCCACCAAATAGGCACGGATTCTTGCACCCTTTATGCCCAAGACATTTCGCAAAAATCCTTAAGAATGCTCAAACTCAACCTCATTTTAAACGACTTGACCCACTCTTTAAAAAACGCCATTGAGGGAAACACCTTGACCAACCCCTACCATTCTAAAGAATATAAGGGGAAAATGGATTACATCGTGAGTAACCCCCCTTTCAAGCTGGATTTTTCCAACGAGCATGCCGAGATTTCGCAAAACAAAAACGATTTTTTCTTAGGCGTGCCTAATATCCCTAAAAACGATAAAAGCAAAATGCCCATTTACACGCTCTTTTTCCAGCATTGCTTGAACATGCTTAGTAATAAGGGTAAGGGGGCTATTATCGTGCCAACCGGATTCATTAGCGCTAAAAGCGGGGTAGAAAATAAGATTGTCAGGCATTTAGTGGATGAAAGGCTCGTTTATGGGGTGGTTTGCATGCCCAGTCAAGTTTTTGCCAACACCGGCACTAACGTGAGCATCATCTTTTTTCAAAAAACGCCAAGCACCAATGAAGTGGTTTTGATTGACGCTTCCAAACTCGGCGAAGAATACACCGAAAACAAAAACAAAAAAACGCGCTTAAGAACAAGCGATATTGGTTTGATTTTAGAAACTTTTCAAAATAAAACCCCAAAAGCGGATTTTTGCGCCCTAGTTTCTTTTGATGAAATTACAGAAAAAAATTATTCTCTAAACCCCGGGCAGTATTTCATCATAGAAGACACGAGCGAGAAAATCAGCCAAGCGGAGTTTGAAAACTTGATGCAACAATATTCAAGCGAACTGACAAGCCTTTTTGATGAAAGCCAGAGCTTGCAACAAGAAATTTTAGAAACTTTAAAAGGGGTTAGGTTTGAGTGA
- a CDS encoding DEAD/DEAH box helicase family protein: MFASLNVLKELQKHYETNLKDPLKGIIWHTQGSGKTALTYHLTKLIKDFFSPLNKKTKFYFIVDRLDLLEQAKNEFLKRGLCVHEAENKEDLSQKLKNSSVFEGPQGNDEIIVVNIQKFKAPNEEKAPNEDLSSAPKEIISKTELQEATKDSHDLQRVFIIDEAHRSYDPKGCFYANLIECDKTAIKIALTGTPLLEDNAQDKATKNTFGNYLHTYSYTESIKDKHTLKLQLEIIEKSYKEKLQAIYRLLQESITIEDIEVKKETIFNHERYIKEMLSYIIRDLLDFRRLNDDERLKAMVVCFSSKQARLANWLFNEVQEKVLQENPNLRILNKLQFSLILHDEQEVKEKIHSFKHEDTDIVFVFNMLLTGFDLPSLKRLYIHRELKDHNLLQALARVNRSYNNMSFGYLIDFVGIQENFDKTTDDYLKELNRFNQSGANSDSNIKDIFADCKTLEEDIKNAYDDLFNYPIDDIEGMTSAIVGMSAMNELVKVSRAINTLKERYNLIRTSNDEKILSLKEKIDIEKINKISSMLHQKAKHLHALKNINEPKNPNDLIVLEDLIALLDFKIEFKERKELRFKEQEEISAKQKQAKEILEKIPDQQDKEIQKFYKDFSNLLQTTATSQNFEEISHSYDAIISQLKQHKEQTTHLLNKYDNDLSYAITHKRLHKRLMEQNIYNPTGIFTLLSTLKSAIDARIFKRQEILNEEYYLKNAIKAELNDAFKKNPSLKDLEKEKELIIQTLFNELTQNHHQGNPHA; encoded by the coding sequence ATGTTTGCGAGCTTGAATGTTTTAAAAGAATTGCAAAAGCATTATGAAACGAACCTAAAAGATCCCCTAAAAGGCATCATCTGGCACACGCAAGGCAGCGGTAAAACCGCCTTAACCTACCATTTAACCAAACTCATAAAAGACTTTTTTAGCCCGCTAAACAAAAAGACTAAATTTTATTTTATTGTGGACAGGTTGGATTTATTGGAGCAAGCCAAAAACGAGTTTTTAAAAAGAGGCCTTTGTGTGCATGAGGCAGAAAATAAAGAGGATTTGAGCCAAAAATTAAAAAACTCTAGCGTTTTTGAAGGCCCTCAAGGGAATGATGAAATCATCGTTGTGAATATCCAAAAATTCAAAGCCCCCAATGAAGAAAAAGCCCCTAATGAAGACCTCTCTAGCGCTCCTAAAGAAATTATTTCTAAAACAGAATTACAAGAAGCGACAAAAGATAGCCACGATTTACAAAGGGTGTTTATCATAGATGAAGCCCACAGGAGCTATGACCCTAAAGGTTGCTTTTACGCTAATTTGATAGAATGCGACAAGACAGCCATCAAAATCGCCCTCACAGGCACGCCCCTATTAGAAGACAACGCGCAAGATAAAGCCACTAAAAACACTTTTGGCAACTACTTGCACACCTATTCTTATACAGAATCCATTAAAGACAAACACACCCTAAAACTCCAATTAGAAATCATTGAAAAGAGTTATAAAGAAAAACTACAAGCAATCTATCGACTTTTACAAGAAAGCATCACTATTGAAGACATAGAAGTTAAAAAAGAAACGATTTTTAATCATGAAAGATACATTAAAGAAATGCTCTCTTATATCATTAGAGATTTATTGGATTTTAGGCGTTTGAATGATGATGAACGCTTAAAGGCTATGGTGGTTTGTTTTTCAAGCAAGCAAGCCAGATTGGCTAATTGGCTTTTTAATGAAGTCCAAGAAAAAGTCTTACAAGAAAACCCTAACTTAAGGATTTTAAACAAACTCCAATTCAGTCTCATTTTGCATGACGAACAAGAAGTCAAAGAAAAGATTCATTCTTTTAAACATGAAGATACGGATATAGTCTTTGTGTTTAACATGCTTTTAACCGGCTTTGATTTACCCAGTCTCAAACGCCTTTATATCCACAGAGAATTAAAAGATCACAATTTGCTCCAAGCCCTAGCCAGAGTGAATCGCTCCTATAACAACATGTCTTTTGGCTATCTTATAGATTTTGTAGGGATTCAAGAGAATTTTGACAAAACGACTGATGATTACTTGAAAGAATTAAACCGATTCAATCAAAGCGGTGCCAATAGCGATTCTAACATCAAAGACATCTTTGCAGATTGTAAAACTTTAGAAGAAGACATTAAAAACGCCTATGATGATCTTTTTAATTACCCCATTGACGATATAGAGGGCATGACTAGCGCCATTGTTGGTATGAGCGCAATGAACGAGCTTGTAAAAGTTTCACGCGCCATTAACACGCTCAAAGAGCGCTACAATTTAATCCGCACTTCTAATGATGAAAAAATCCTTTCATTAAAAGAAAAAATTGATATTGAAAAGATCAATAAAATCTCTTCAATGCTTCATCAAAAAGCCAAACACCTCCATGCGTTAAAAAATATCAATGAGCCTAAAAACCCAAACGATTTAATTGTTTTAGAAGATCTCATCGCTCTTTTAGACTTTAAAATAGAGTTTAAAGAACGCAAAGAATTACGCTTTAAAGAACAAGAAGAAATTAGTGCCAAACAAAAGCAAGCTAAAGAGATTTTAGAAAAAATCCCGGATCAACAAGATAAAGAAATCCAAAAGTTTTACAAAGACTTTTCAAACCTGCTCCAAACGACCGCAACAAGCCAGAATTTTGAGGAAATTTCTCATTCCTATGATGCGATCATTTCACAACTCAAACAACACAAAGAACAAACCACCCACTTATTAAACAAATACGATAATGATTTATCGTATGCGATCACGCATAAACGCCTTCATAAGCGCCTTATGGAACAAAACATTTATAACCCAACGGGAATTTTCACGCTTTTAAGCACTCTAAAAAGCGCTATTGATGCGCGTATTTTTAAGCGTCAAGAAATCTTAAACGAAGAATATTACCTAAAAAATGCCATAAAAGCAGAATTAAATGACGCTTTCAAAAAAAACCCCTCCTTAAAAGATTTGGAAAAAGAAAAAGAACTTATCATTCAAACCCTTTTTAACGAACTCACACAAAACCACCATCAAGGAAATCCGCATGCCTAA